In Caproicibacterium amylolyticum, a genomic segment contains:
- a CDS encoding TetR/AcrR family transcriptional regulator, whose product MRRKEIKPNSILEAAIRYVGEHGLERVSTAKIATELGISEGSIFNNFATKSELLLQCLYYIDRRVDAALHEVPFQGLNFEKNANALWEAYLNYWLENGFHAKFYVQFRHSSYYTEEVIEGQNESFPFFIKLIQKNQSVLNVNSDILWTYIIETTLNFAVRIIDERLPSGSKERSTMYNLLFHGIAGAFHKDSTIKWPAVQAVPEEKHP is encoded by the coding sequence ATGAGAAGAAAAGAAATTAAGCCAAACAGTATTTTGGAAGCTGCCATTCGCTATGTTGGCGAACATGGTCTTGAGAGAGTTTCCACCGCAAAAATAGCCACCGAGTTAGGCATTTCAGAAGGCTCCATTTTTAATAATTTCGCAACGAAATCAGAGCTGCTTTTGCAGTGCCTTTATTATATTGACAGGAGAGTTGACGCTGCTCTGCACGAAGTTCCTTTTCAAGGACTTAACTTTGAAAAAAATGCAAACGCACTGTGGGAAGCCTACCTGAACTACTGGCTGGAAAACGGCTTTCACGCAAAGTTTTACGTACAGTTCCGGCACTCTTCTTATTACACAGAAGAAGTAATAGAAGGGCAAAATGAATCTTTTCCGTTTTTTATCAAGCTGATCCAGAAAAATCAGTCTGTGCTGAACGTCAATTCTGACATTTTGTGGACTTATATCATTGAAACCACGCTGAACTTTGCTGTCCGCATCATTGACGAACGGCTGCCCTCCGGCAGCAAAGAGCGCAGCACTATGTACAATCTGCTGTTTCACGGCATAGCAGGTGCTTTCCATAAGGACAGCACCATCAAATGGCCCGCTGTG